From the Flavimarina sp. Hel_I_48 genome, one window contains:
- a CDS encoding PepSY-associated TM helix domain-containing protein, giving the protein MKNRKLLKYHSYFGLISGVFLLILGISGSILVFSEDLDDLLFKPYEVHHTQQILNLDKAVSTVQQQYPRWEMRIVHFKKGESIRFNLRKLDARRDLFIHPVTCKIIADIDTNSQFTKWLLVLHYSLHGGTLGRILLFFTGILFFLSLLTGIAVYRKLIFKILLFKVGLKRKNKRVFFSTLHRYIGVWALFFNCILAITGIVLSYGVAMGGLKSPKEPNTPNMEISIERSLSQIIEKYPDFKPTYIRLPKKPDAPLIINGIFEMDAFYLSEFFNKFQIDTRTGQVRSVQKISEASILTKIYSMVSPLHYGQYGGIWIKLLYCLIGLSGPFLSISGFVIWKKRRK; this is encoded by the coding sequence TTGAAAAACAGGAAACTATTAAAATATCACTCCTATTTTGGTCTAATTTCGGGTGTTTTTTTGCTGATTTTGGGTATTTCTGGGTCAATTTTAGTCTTTAGTGAAGATCTGGACGACCTACTTTTCAAACCCTATGAAGTCCATCATACCCAGCAGATTTTAAATCTAGATAAAGCTGTGTCAACGGTACAACAACAGTATCCCAGATGGGAAATGCGTATTGTCCATTTCAAAAAAGGGGAGTCTATCCGCTTTAATCTAAGGAAATTAGACGCGCGCAGGGATTTGTTTATACATCCAGTAACGTGTAAGATCATCGCAGATATTGATACAAACAGCCAATTTACAAAATGGCTTCTCGTGCTTCATTATTCCTTGCATGGAGGCACTTTGGGTAGGATCCTACTGTTTTTTACTGGAATCCTTTTTTTCCTTAGCTTACTTACAGGAATCGCAGTCTACCGTAAGTTAATCTTTAAAATTCTATTGTTTAAGGTTGGTTTGAAGCGAAAGAACAAAAGAGTCTTCTTTTCGACCTTGCACAGATATATAGGGGTATGGGCGCTATTTTTTAATTGCATACTGGCAATTACCGGTATTGTTCTTTCTTATGGAGTAGCAATGGGTGGACTAAAAAGTCCTAAAGAGCCTAATACTCCAAACATGGAAATATCTATAGAGAGAAGCCTAAGTCAGATTATTGAAAAATATCCAGACTTTAAACCAACCTATATACGCCTACCTAAAAAGCCGGATGCCCCTCTTATAATAAATGGTATCTTTGAGATGGATGCTTTTTACCTAAGTGAGTTTTTTAATAAGTTTCAAATAGACACCCGCACGGGTCAAGTTCGTTCTGTACAAAAAATTAGTGAAGCATCAATACTTACAAAAATTTACAGTATGGTATCCCCATTACATTATGGACAGTATGGCGGTATATGGATAAAACTTTTATACTGTCTCATTGGCCTATCGGGTCCATTCTTATCCATAAGTGGATTCGTGATTTGGAAAAAGAGAAGAAAATAA